The genomic window ACCAAAGGAATAACGAGAAGAACGCCGAAACATAACAGGGCCTGTGAAAAGAAGCCGGGAAAGAATTACAGAAGTGGGCGACCTTGAAACGCTCCGGCCGACCGTGGTTGGCCACCGAGGCCGGAAACTGGTATGCTTTGGGTAGCGGAGGTGGAATCTTTGCGTTTTGGCTAGCACCCTGGTGGCGGGCGCACCGAGGCGAGCGTGGCCGGAGGTGACGGCCCTCGCCCTTCGCTCCCGGTCGTGACGCGAAGCTGCCGCTAATTCCAGTTAATCGCTTGTCCGCTAACCACCACCGCCGTCCGTTACGCGCACCCCCGGGTCGGGACTGAAGTGCCGCGCCAGTCGGCCGAACATAACCTCAGGTGAATCACGTGAGGCGTACCGCTCCGGCAAAACAGCAACGACGAGAACAGACGCGCGCACGCCTGGTAGAAGCTGCCCTGGGCGTCTTCGCGCTTCACGGCTACGATCACGCCACCGTCGAGGAGATCTCGCTTGCCGCCGGCCACTCCAAGGGCGCTTACTACTTCCACTTCGACTCGAAAGAGGCCATCTTCCTCGAACTGTTGTCCACCTGGGTGGGAGAACAGAACCAGCGTTTGCGTTCCTTTGACCGCTCTCCCCAGCCGCCGACCGTCGCGCTGCTCGAGACCATCGAGTCGCTCCTGCGCTACGACGATAGGAATGAGAACTGGCCGGCGCTGCTGCCGGAGTTTTGGGCGCAGGTCCAGCGCAACGAAAAGGTGCGGGAGATGCTTCACCAGGCCTACGAAGGGTGGACCTGCGTTCTGACGGGTGTCCTGGAGAAGGCGGAGCGGAGCGGCGTCTTCCGGCTTAGAGTGGAAGCGCCCGCCGCCGCCGGTCTTATCCTC from Dehalococcoidia bacterium includes these protein-coding regions:
- a CDS encoding TetR/AcrR family transcriptional regulator; the protein is MRRTAPAKQQRREQTRARLVEAALGVFALHGYDHATVEEISLAAGHSKGAYYFHFDSKEAIFLELLSTWVGEQNQRLRSFDRSPQPPTVALLETIESLLRYDDRNENWPALLPEFWAQVQRNEKVREMLHQAYEGWTCVLTGVLEKAERSGVFRLRVEAPAAAGLILALHDGLIAQRRLLPLAGKKQPLSRTLGAFLKVITEAAETTPQAGIPPVRKRTVKKPR